One genomic region from Paraburkholderia azotifigens encodes:
- a CDS encoding fimbrial protein, with translation MNDSTISSERSRVMQLLFACLLGLVWLIASPTAHADTCSGVGGNNYQIPLPASVTVPRDAPVGTMLTGWTAASGPYIGMWNCTAYSGGAIGAYGSSLLSTTGTATSSGGRPYTVYASGYPGIGIIIAMYDGESTGGCSGFYNEYDIGSYSPWYGSGCGGSGTVSGPVGGIVSVALVKTANQVVAGTLPPMQVAKVAPGTTFSGGNIKTGSSIYTAYTVTFTTSVVQIINGSCTTPDVSVPLGTWSTTSFTGAGSTTTAVGFNVSLNNCPAGMNSISYRVDPTTSVLNSPQSVVALDSSSTATGVGVQLLNNSSNPLPLSSYQTFSGYSSSTGGSYTIPLKARYYQTGATVGPGPANTSMTLTMQYL, from the coding sequence ATGAATGATTCCACGATCTCTAGCGAACGATCGAGGGTGATGCAGTTGCTATTCGCTTGCCTTTTGGGTCTTGTCTGGCTGATCGCATCGCCGACGGCCCATGCCGATACTTGCTCTGGCGTCGGCGGGAACAACTATCAGATTCCCCTGCCTGCATCTGTCACCGTGCCGCGCGATGCACCCGTTGGCACCATGCTTACTGGTTGGACCGCGGCCAGTGGTCCCTATATTGGCATGTGGAACTGCACTGCTTACAGCGGCGGTGCCATAGGTGCCTATGGCAGTTCGCTTCTGTCGACGACCGGCACTGCTACGTCGTCCGGAGGCCGGCCTTATACAGTCTACGCGTCGGGATATCCGGGGATCGGCATTATCATCGCAATGTACGATGGCGAGTCGACAGGAGGATGCAGCGGGTTTTACAACGAGTATGACATCGGCTCTTACAGTCCGTGGTATGGAAGTGGATGCGGCGGCTCTGGCACCGTATCCGGTCCAGTCGGAGGGATCGTAAGCGTCGCCTTGGTAAAAACGGCAAATCAGGTAGTCGCAGGAACATTACCGCCGATGCAGGTGGCGAAGGTCGCGCCCGGAACCACTTTTTCCGGTGGCAACATAAAAACTGGCTCTAGCATATACACGGCATACACAGTGACGTTCACAACGTCGGTGGTTCAGATCATCAACGGCTCATGCACGACACCCGACGTGTCAGTACCGCTTGGAACCTGGTCCACGACATCGTTCACCGGCGCCGGCTCGACAACAACAGCCGTCGGCTTCAACGTCAGCCTGAACAACTGCCCGGCGGGTATGAACAGCATTAGTTACCGCGTCGATCCGACGACGAGCGTGTTAAACAGCCCTCAATCCGTGGTCGCACTGGACAGCAGTTCAACGGCAACAGGGGTCGGCGTGCAATTGCTCAACAACAGCAGCAATCCGCTCCCGCTAAGCAGCTACCAGACCTTTAGCGGATACAGCTCCAGCACGGGCGGCAGCTACACCATTCCGCTGAAGGCGCGCTATTACCAGACCGGCGCCACGGTTGGCCCCGGCCCCGCCAATACGTCGATGACGCTCACGATGCAATATCTGTAG
- a CDS encoding fimbrial protein has translation MTPRKIFLLLAASAVMAAAPAFAADANLNFTGTIMQPSCTVDSASANQVVNLGSAPIMSFASVGSTANATPFNVSLISCSPGTVVTMTVAGTMDTVASVLKNTGTATQVGVQLLKAVSIGATTGTPVTLNSAIAMGTVDSTYTMTIPFVAQFYELGTLTAGSVAATATVNFTYN, from the coding sequence ATGACTCCACGAAAGATCTTCTTGCTCCTCGCCGCATCCGCCGTGATGGCGGCAGCACCAGCTTTCGCCGCAGACGCAAACCTGAATTTCACCGGCACGATCATGCAGCCTTCCTGCACCGTGGACAGCGCATCGGCGAATCAGGTCGTCAATCTGGGCAGCGCGCCCATCATGAGCTTCGCATCCGTCGGCAGCACCGCCAATGCCACGCCATTCAATGTGAGTCTCATCAGCTGCTCGCCGGGCACGGTCGTCACGATGACGGTGGCGGGCACGATGGACACGGTGGCGAGCGTGCTGAAGAACACGGGCACAGCCACGCAGGTAGGCGTGCAACTTCTCAAGGCGGTCAGCATCGGCGCGACGACGGGCACGCCCGTCACGCTCAACAGCGCTATCGCAATGGGCACCGTCGACAGCACGTACACAATGACGATTCCGTTCGTCGCGCAGTTCTACGAACTCGGGACACTGACGGCCGGCTCCGTGGCGGCAACCGCGACGGTGAACTTCACCTACAACTGA